A region of Paraburkholderia sp. BL23I1N1 DNA encodes the following proteins:
- a CDS encoding BON domain-containing protein codes for MKTIQLLKTAGSIACVAFALNATAQTSTSAPSAASETVGQHIDDGTITTKAKAELLSAKNVKSTHIHVKTRKGVVWLTGSVPTADDKAAAEEVVKGVDGVSSVKNHLKVAAE; via the coding sequence ATGAAGACGATCCAACTTCTGAAGACCGCAGGCAGCATCGCTTGTGTCGCATTCGCGCTGAACGCGACGGCGCAGACCAGCACGTCGGCCCCCTCGGCAGCATCCGAAACCGTCGGCCAGCACATCGACGACGGCACCATCACCACCAAAGCCAAGGCCGAATTGCTCAGCGCGAAGAACGTCAAGTCGACCCACATTCACGTGAAGACCCGCAAGGGCGTGGTGTGGCTCACGGGCTCCGTGCCGACGGCGGACGACAAGGCCGCCGCGGAAGAAGTCGTAAAAGGCGTCGATGGCGTGTCCAGCGTGAAGAACCATTTGAAGGTCGCGGCGGAATAG
- a CDS encoding aromatic acid exporter family protein, which produces MTAPDDSRRAARTNAADSLFTFLKSLPLRDRLAEGGVMAAQAVAGASLAFAIGRWLHTEQAFWAAITAIAVSQHSYIDTRKLSRDQFIGAMVGGVCGLVGATLGAGSLAAYGATVAVAIVICWVVNVGSAARLGGITATIMLLVPGVGSPWDKALLRLGEVTLGTVCALLVTVIMSWIEKRWLGRPEKA; this is translated from the coding sequence ATGACCGCTCCCGACGACTCAAGACGTGCAGCGCGGACGAACGCCGCCGACTCGCTGTTTACTTTTCTCAAGTCGCTCCCGCTTCGCGACCGGCTGGCGGAAGGCGGCGTGATGGCCGCGCAGGCGGTGGCCGGCGCAAGCCTCGCTTTCGCGATCGGCCGCTGGTTGCATACCGAGCAGGCCTTCTGGGCCGCGATTACGGCGATCGCAGTCAGCCAGCATAGTTATATCGACACCCGCAAACTCTCGCGTGATCAGTTCATCGGCGCGATGGTCGGGGGCGTCTGCGGTCTCGTCGGCGCAACGCTCGGTGCTGGCAGTCTCGCGGCTTACGGGGCCACCGTTGCTGTGGCAATCGTGATTTGCTGGGTCGTGAACGTGGGCAGCGCCGCACGTCTGGGCGGCATTACCGCGACCATCATGCTGTTGGTGCCGGGCGTCGGTTCGCCATGGGACAAGGCCCTGCTGCGCCTCGGCGAAGTCACGCTGGGCACGGTCTGTGCGTTGCTGGTGACCGTGATCATGTCGTGGATCGAAAAACGCTGGCTCGGCAGACCCGAGAAGGCCTAG
- a CDS encoding carboxymuconolactone decarboxylase family protein yields the protein MLNWIDYRKELVGRIGEIAKLSPETVKGYQAMSSAGQKTDLLGAKTRELISLAVAVTTHCDGCITVHAAEALKHGATREEIAEALGVAVALNAGAAMVYSARTMDAVAAYQADSKSAA from the coding sequence ATGTTGAACTGGATCGATTACCGTAAGGAACTGGTTGGCCGCATCGGCGAAATCGCGAAGCTGTCGCCGGAAACCGTGAAGGGCTATCAAGCGATGTCGAGCGCAGGCCAGAAGACCGACCTTCTCGGCGCGAAGACGCGTGAGCTGATTTCGCTTGCGGTAGCCGTGACCACGCATTGTGACGGCTGTATCACCGTGCACGCCGCCGAAGCGCTGAAACACGGCGCCACACGCGAAGAGATCGCCGAAGCGCTCGGTGTGGCGGTGGCCTTGAACGCCGGCGCCGCGATGGTGTACTCGGCACGCACCATGGACGCCGTTGCCGCTTATCAAGCGGACAGCAAGTCTGCCGCGTGA
- the tssE gene encoding type VI secretion system baseplate subunit TssE: MPAGPSLYDKLLGQIGGEPLDAYDDRTLEILSIQQNIRRILNARAGALKHLPDYGLPDLTNIYKALPASAHLLKQQMEATLLVYEPRIRSIDVEYIDNPDPGVLVSYEMTCHLKKAGLVRFGTYFEPPGRMRVQRIQAER, from the coding sequence ATGCCAGCCGGCCCTTCCCTGTACGACAAGCTGCTCGGCCAGATCGGTGGCGAGCCGCTGGATGCTTACGACGACAGGACACTCGAGATACTGAGCATTCAGCAGAACATCCGTCGCATTCTCAACGCGCGGGCCGGCGCGCTCAAGCACCTGCCGGACTACGGACTCCCGGATCTCACGAATATCTACAAAGCGCTACCCGCTTCGGCCCATTTGCTCAAGCAACAGATGGAGGCGACATTGCTGGTGTACGAACCGCGAATCCGGTCAATCGACGTGGAATACATCGACAATCCTGACCCCGGCGTCCTGGTGAGCTACGAAATGACGTGTCATCTGAAGAAAGCCGGACTGGTGCGGTTCGGAACATACTTCGAGCCGCCGGGCCGGATGCGGGTACAGCGGATTCAGGCGGAACGCTGA
- the tssG gene encoding type VI secretion system baseplate subunit TssG, translated as MKPSELPNLEPLVASLLARAPMMNFMQLCQLLEVRVPERPGFGTRDTPEHEPVRFRPRARVGFPAGEIASVEFGEQGVTNGPNGLIAPPTVYTTFMGLYGVDAAMPSHMIDDIVLRTEGHEALEAFLDQFNHRFVTLLFRAWKKYRYPIGFRPGGTDAHSRKLLSLAGFGWGEKPARAGLPDSRVLALLGLLIQRTRTPEGLAGVVALAAPGVDVRVDEFFPTLKGAGRPQPLTSVGRADGAQGEDRRRGLGGGYVLGTRLVYRSRAARVTLRPASAQQAHDLLPGAWLHRELMAFIRLYAGTKADVFLRMEVSSRIAPAPKIGVAHEGPLPRLAWTTVLPSDDERLITIALGSYEAFPAPGPNPFLASPA; from the coding sequence ATGAAGCCGAGCGAGCTGCCCAACCTGGAGCCGCTGGTCGCATCGCTGCTTGCACGCGCGCCGATGATGAACTTCATGCAGTTATGCCAATTGCTCGAAGTGCGCGTACCTGAACGCCCCGGCTTCGGTACGCGGGACACGCCGGAGCACGAGCCCGTGAGATTCCGTCCGCGCGCTCGCGTTGGTTTTCCGGCGGGCGAAATCGCCTCGGTCGAGTTTGGCGAGCAGGGCGTCACGAACGGACCCAACGGACTCATCGCCCCGCCGACCGTGTACACGACATTCATGGGCCTGTACGGCGTGGACGCAGCCATGCCCTCGCACATGATCGACGACATCGTGCTACGAACGGAAGGGCACGAAGCGCTCGAAGCGTTTCTCGACCAGTTCAATCACCGGTTTGTCACGCTGCTGTTTCGCGCGTGGAAAAAGTACCGCTATCCGATCGGCTTTCGTCCGGGCGGCACCGACGCGCATTCGCGCAAGCTGCTGTCTCTGGCGGGTTTCGGCTGGGGCGAGAAGCCGGCGCGCGCCGGGTTGCCCGACTCGCGTGTACTCGCGTTGCTAGGGTTGCTGATCCAGCGCACGCGCACGCCTGAAGGTCTTGCCGGAGTCGTCGCACTGGCCGCGCCCGGCGTCGATGTTCGTGTCGACGAGTTCTTCCCGACCCTCAAGGGCGCCGGACGACCTCAACCGCTCACGTCTGTGGGCCGTGCCGACGGCGCACAGGGTGAGGACAGGCGCCGTGGCCTCGGTGGCGGCTACGTGCTCGGCACGCGCCTCGTGTATCGGAGCCGTGCCGCCCGCGTGACTTTGCGGCCGGCGAGTGCGCAACAGGCCCACGACCTGTTGCCCGGCGCGTGGCTGCACCGCGAGCTGATGGCCTTTATCCGTCTATACGCGGGCACCAAGGCCGATGTGTTCCTGCGCATGGAAGTATCGTCGCGAATAGCCCCTGCGCCGAAAATCGGCGTGGCGCACGAAGGTCCGTTGCCGCGTCTTGCCTGGACCACCGTCCTGCCTTCAGACGACGAACGTCTGATCACCATTGCGCTCGGTTCTTATGAAGCGTTTCCGGCACCGGGGCCAAACCCATTCCTCGCGTCGCCTGCCTGA
- the tssJ gene encoding type VI secretion system lipoprotein TssJ, giving the protein MPIRSTTLTVTLLAASLMLSACGAWQTVSDSTSSAYHAVFYKQVKVLNVDLTARASVNPDEAKRSTSVAVRVYQLKDRKLFDKASHDDLLKNDKTVLAQDLQASIATVVNPGASASVSQPMQPDTEYVGIVAFYRDPDSNGAWRRVVPKKTLSADAPLKLELLANELAAPADEPRVRAVQ; this is encoded by the coding sequence ATGCCCATCCGCTCGACCACCTTAACCGTGACCCTTCTTGCCGCCAGCCTGATGCTCAGCGCATGTGGCGCATGGCAGACCGTGTCGGACTCGACCTCGAGCGCGTATCACGCCGTCTTCTACAAACAGGTCAAAGTGCTGAACGTCGACCTGACCGCGCGCGCCTCGGTCAATCCCGACGAAGCGAAGCGATCGACGTCAGTCGCCGTGCGTGTGTACCAGCTCAAGGATCGCAAGCTCTTCGACAAGGCGTCGCATGACGATCTGCTGAAGAACGACAAAACCGTTCTCGCGCAGGATCTGCAGGCCAGCATTGCGACGGTAGTCAATCCCGGCGCTTCCGCAAGCGTGTCGCAGCCGATGCAGCCCGACACGGAATACGTCGGTATCGTCGCGTTCTACCGGGACCCGGATTCGAACGGGGCCTGGCGTCGTGTCGTTCCAAAGAAAACGCTCTCCGCCGATGCGCCGCTCAAACTGGAACTCCTTGCTAACGAACTGGCCGCTCCCGCTGACGAACCACGTGTGAGGGCGGTTCAATGA
- a CDS encoding AraC family transcriptional regulator: MDTLSRLIDLARPQASLDLRCLLTGGFDIDHAPMEAGIAPFHLVLGGACVVETAGGTQVALHAGDFMLFPRGAAHRVRDVGRVAAGAPLTLSHDGMLPLRRNDGRDVAHHHGASEAANEARANVEIVGNDGHAHNPPVGADLDLLCGRFVYAPGSSALLLNALPDPFHVSLGGVQTLGALQTVIALMRTEAEQRQPGALAIVTALSHALFAMALRVHGEQNASRSGVLALLADARLGASVQGMLSAPERAWTIAELGELAAMSRATYARHFNERAGMTVMDFLTQIRMTIACDLLRRTQRSAAEIGEAVGYQSEAAFGKAFQQSVGVTPGRYRRQLPESDQKTG, translated from the coding sequence ATGGACACACTCAGCCGACTGATCGATCTTGCCCGGCCGCAGGCCAGCCTCGATCTGCGCTGCCTGCTCACGGGCGGCTTCGACATCGACCATGCGCCGATGGAGGCGGGTATCGCGCCGTTTCATCTGGTGCTAGGCGGCGCTTGCGTCGTCGAGACAGCGGGGGGCACGCAGGTTGCATTGCACGCAGGGGATTTCATGCTGTTTCCGCGTGGCGCCGCGCATCGGGTGCGCGATGTCGGGCGGGTGGCTGCCGGTGCGCCGCTGACGTTGAGTCATGACGGCATGCTGCCGTTACGCCGCAATGACGGCCGTGATGTTGCCCACCATCACGGCGCCAGCGAAGCGGCCAACGAGGCGCGCGCAAACGTCGAAATCGTCGGAAACGACGGCCATGCGCACAATCCCCCCGTCGGCGCCGATCTCGATCTTTTATGCGGCCGGTTCGTCTACGCGCCCGGGTCTTCCGCGTTGCTGCTCAACGCGCTGCCCGATCCCTTCCATGTGTCGCTCGGCGGCGTGCAAACGCTCGGCGCGTTGCAGACGGTGATCGCATTGATGCGCACCGAAGCCGAGCAACGTCAGCCCGGCGCGCTCGCGATCGTCACCGCATTGAGCCACGCACTCTTCGCGATGGCGTTGCGCGTGCATGGCGAACAGAATGCATCCCGCTCAGGCGTGCTGGCGCTGCTGGCCGATGCGCGTCTCGGCGCTTCTGTACAAGGCATGCTGAGTGCTCCTGAGCGGGCGTGGACGATCGCGGAACTGGGCGAGCTCGCGGCGATGTCCCGCGCAACCTACGCACGTCACTTCAATGAGCGCGCGGGCATGACGGTGATGGACTTTCTTACGCAAATCCGCATGACAATTGCGTGCGATCTGCTGCGACGCACGCAACGCAGCGCGGCGGAGATCGGCGAGGCAGTGGGGTATCAATCGGAAGCCGCGTTCGGCAAGGCGTTTCAGCAGAGCGTCGGCGTGACGCCGGGACGATACCGGCGTCAACTGCCAGAGAGCGATCAGAAAACCGGCTAG
- a CDS encoding glycine zipper domain-containing protein yields the protein MSLIVAARFTTFPAAEDAAQKLFNEGFVEEDVTLFFVNPRGQHARFATGGDTHSEPGAREAPKGYHRMGVTIGAVAGAVVGVAIFAAFSASLPVLLIAAGVGAYLGSWVGAMARAREGGHVGHHLPFHEEMRASGVLVAVHVSPDNQLDAARVLREAGGAAIERASGRWQQGRWADFDPRKTPEPLNEFSNEFSEKHA from the coding sequence ATGTCACTCATCGTCGCAGCACGGTTTACGACTTTCCCCGCCGCTGAAGATGCGGCGCAAAAGCTCTTCAATGAAGGTTTCGTCGAAGAAGACGTGACGCTGTTTTTCGTCAATCCGCGCGGCCAGCACGCGCGTTTTGCGACCGGCGGCGATACCCATAGCGAGCCGGGCGCAAGGGAAGCGCCGAAGGGGTACCACAGGATGGGCGTCACTATTGGTGCGGTGGCGGGCGCGGTAGTCGGCGTTGCGATTTTCGCGGCATTCTCGGCGTCTCTACCGGTGTTGCTGATTGCGGCTGGCGTCGGTGCTTACCTTGGCTCGTGGGTCGGGGCGATGGCGCGCGCTCGCGAAGGCGGCCATGTCGGCCACCATTTGCCATTTCATGAAGAAATGCGCGCTTCCGGCGTGCTGGTAGCCGTGCATGTGTCGCCCGACAATCAACTCGACGCCGCTCGCGTTTTACGCGAAGCAGGGGGCGCGGCAATCGAACGGGCGAGCGGGCGCTGGCAACAAGGGCGCTGGGCCGACTTCGATCCACGCAAAACGCCCGAGCCGCTCAATGAATTCAGCAACGAATTCAGCGAGAAGCATGCTTGA